One genomic window of Medicago truncatula cultivar Jemalong A17 chromosome 1, MtrunA17r5.0-ANR, whole genome shotgun sequence includes the following:
- the LOC120580850 gene encoding uncharacterized protein, with product MNHFVLQHNSYATPEISFNQKGTFFYPKPIPRKQLGWKFCQENEGHDSNVGTELLDIIQNKEVSSSPPYFLGSPPVRVSNPLVQDEQFTWEEHIPQSTPVVSSSPGLSSPSSASSGLSSPSSPFRKGGCVRMKFGVKSAKVRVVGFDCHVPAVAY from the coding sequence ATGAATCATTTTGTTCTTCAACACAATTCTTATGCAACCCCAGAAATTAGTTTTAACCAGAAGGGTACATTCTTTTATCCCAAACCAATTCCAAGAAAGCAATTAGGATGGAAATTTTGCCAAGAAAATGAAGGGCATGATTCAAATGTAGGAACAGAGCTTCTAGATATCATTCAAAACAAGGAAGTTTCATCATCACCACCTTATTTTCTTGGCTCTCCTCCTGTTAGAGTTTCTAATCCTTTGGTTCAAGATGAGCAATTTACATGGGAGGAACACATTCCTCAATCAACACCTGTAGTTTCATCATCACCAGGTTTATCATCTCCTTCTTCTGCATCATCTGGTTTATCCTCTCCATCTTCACCGTTTCGGAAAGGTGGTTGTGTTAGAATGAAGTTTGGAGTTAAATCAGCTAAGGTTAGAGTTGTAGGATTTGATTGCCATGTTCCAGCTGTTGCTTATTGA